Sequence from the Actinocatenispora sera genome:
TCCGGCGCCGTTACCGGTCGAACACCGGGCCGACGAGACGGCGACGCAGTGGCGGCGCTGGTTGGACGGGTTGCGGCTGCCGGGGGTGAGCACCGAGCTGGTGGCGCGCAGCGCGCTGACGCTGCGCGCGCTGACCTACCGGCCGACCGGGGCGATCCTCGCTGCCGGGACGTCCAGCCTGCCGGAGGATCTGGGCGGGGTGCGCAACTGGGACTACCGGTACTGCTGGCTGCGCGACGCGGCGCTGGCGGCCCGGGCGCTGGTCGATCTGGGTTCGGTCGACGAGGCGGAGGGGCTGCTCGCCTGGACCGCGGGGGTGATCGACCGTACCGGCGGGCATCCGGAGCGGCTGCACCCGCTGTACACGGTGGAGGGTCAGACGCTCGGGCCGGAGGCGGTCATCGACACGCTGCCCGGTTACGCCGGCTCCCGGCCGGTGCGGGTCGGCAACGCGGCGAACAAGCAGCTGCAGCTCGACGTGTTCGGCCCGATCGCCGATCTGGTCGACGCGGTCGCGCAGCGCCGCGGCGTGATCAGCGACTTCGACCGCGAGGTGCTGAGCGCGATGGTCGACGCGGTGGCGCACCGCTGGTTCGAGCCGGACCACGGCATCTGGGAGCAGCGCCAGCCGCCCCGGCACCACGTGTACTCGAAGGTGATGTGCTGGCAGACGGTCGACCGCGCGCTGAACGTGGCGGCCCGGCACGGGCTGCCGGAGCGGCCGGACTGGGTCGAGCTGCGCGCCGCGATCGCCGAGAACGTGCTGGAGTACGGCTGGAACGAGCAGGTCGGCGCCTACACCACCGCGTACGACGGGATCGACCTGGACGCGGCCTCGCTGTGGGTGGGGCTGTCCGGGCTGCTCGCCGACGACGATCCGCGGTTCCTGTCCACGGTGCTCGCGATCGAGGCGGAGCTGCGCAGTGGCCCGGTGGTCTACCGGTACCGCTCGGACGACGGGATGCCCGGCACCGAGGGCGGCTTCCACGTGTGCACCGCGTGGCTGATCGAGTCGTACCTGCGCACCGGTCGCCGGGCCGACGCCGAGGAACTGTACGGGCAGCTGATCGCGTGCGCCGGGCCGACCGGGCTGCTGCCCGAGCAGTACGATCCGCTCGCCGAGCGGGGCCTCGGCAACCATCCGCAGGCGTACAGCCATCTGGGCCTGATCCGCTGCGCCCTCCTACTCGACTCCCGCCCCTGACCCACCCCACCTCACCCCGCCCCAGGAAGTTGATCAAGGCCCCAGGAAGTTGATCAAGGGATCCGCGCACGACATCCTGGACGTTCGTGTACGGATCCCTTGATCAACGACGCGGCCTCTTGATCAACGACGCGGCCCCTTGATCAACCGCGGGGGCCGAGCCGGGGAGCGCGCGGAGGGGCGGCGGCCCGGGGGCGCGGTGGGTCAGCCGACCGGGGTGAAGTCCCGGCTGGCGATGAACGGCGGGCGCGGCGACGGGGCCGCGAACGGCTCCACCGTGGCGTTCTCCACGCTGTTGAACACCACGAAGATGTTCGACCGCGGCCACGGCGTGATGTTGCCGTTGGAGCCGTGCATGCAGTTGCAGTCGAAGATCGTCGCCGACCCGGCCGGCCCGGTGAACTGCTCGATGCCGTGCTTGTTCGCGAGCAGCTTGAGGCTGTCCTGGTCCGGGGTGCCGATCTCCTGTTCCTTCAGCGACTGCTTGTAGTGCTCCGCCGGCGTCTCACCGACACAGGAGACGAACGTGCGGTGCGAGCCCGGCATGATCATCAGGCAGCCGTTCTGCGCGAAGTTCTCCGTCAGCGCGATGGAGATGCTGCACGCCCGCATCGCCGGCATGCCGTCCTCGGCGTGCCAGGTCTCGAAGTCGGAGTGCCAGTAGAAGCCGGCGCCACCGAACCCGGGCTTGTAGTTGATCCGGCTCTGGTGCACGTACACGTCGGAGCCGAGGATCTGCCGCGCGCGACCGACGACCCGCTCGTCGGCGACGAGCTTCGCCACCAGCTCGGAGATCTTGTGCACCTCGAAGATCGAGCGCACCTCGTTCGACGACTTCTCCACCACGGTGCGCTCGTCCGCCCGTACCGCCGGGTCGGTGGCGAGCCGGTCCAGCTCGGCGGAGTACAGCTCCACCTCGGCGTCGGTGAGCAGCTGGTCGACGCTGAGGTAGCCGTTCTTGTCGTAGTCCTCCAGGGTCTGCGTGTCGATCGGCCCCGTCGCACCGGTCGACCAGACCACCGGGTCACGGCGGAAGATCAGGCTCGGCGTCGGACGCTTGCGCGTCGGGTACTCGTCGGGCACGGTCGTCGGCAGGGTCACGGTCGTGGTCATGCGGACACCTCCTGGGTGGTCTCTTCTTCGACGATCAGCGGGTAGACACCGTTGTCGTCGTGCACCTCACGGCCGGTCACCGGCGGGTTGAACACGCAGATCGTGCGGATGTCGGTGATGGGGCGCATGATGTGGTGCTCGTGCCCGTCGAGCAGGTACATGGTGCCGGGCACGATGTGGTGCTTCTCGCCGGTCTCGGCGTTGGTCAGCTCGGCCTCGCCCTCGATGCACAGCACCGCCTCGATGTGGTTCGCGTACCACATGTGCGTCTCGGTGCCGGCGTACATCACCGTCTCGTGCAGCGAGAAGCCGACCTTCTCCTTCGCCAGCACCAACCGCTTGCTGCGCCAGGTGGCCGCCTTGACGTCGCGGTCGGTCTCGGTGATGTCGGCAAGTGAACGAACGATCATTGGTCCTCCAGCTCAGTGTGCGGCGTCGGCGACCGCGTCGGTGAGGATCTCGAGTCCCTCACCCAGTTCGTCGTGGCCGATCGTCAACGCGGGCATCAGCTTGGCGACCTCGCCGTCCGCACCGGCCGTCTCGATGAGCAGGCCGCGGTCGAACGCGCCGGTCACCACCTTCGCCGCCACGTCCGCGTCGGCGAAGGCGAGGCCCCAGGCGAGTCCCCGCCCGCGTACCGCGATGTCGAGCTCGGCGTGCTTCGACGCGATGGCGGTGAGCGCCGACTCGACCACCTCGCCCTTCGTCGCCGTCTGGGCCGGCAGCAGGTCGTCGGTCCAGAACAGTTCGAGGGCCCGGGCCGCGGTCACGAACGCCGGATTGTTGCCCCGGAACGTACCGTTGTGCTCGCCCGGTGACCACACGTCCAGTTCCGGCCGCAGCAGCACCAGCGCGAGCGGCAGCCCGTAGCCGCCGATCGACTTGGACAGGCAGACGATGTCCGGCTCGATGCCGGCCACCTCGAAGCTGAAGAACGGCCCGGTGCGGCCGCACCCCATCTGCACGTCGTCGACGATGAGCAGGATGTCGTGCCGTTTGCACAGCTCGGCCAGGGAGCGCAGCCATTCCGGCCGGGCCACGTTGATGCCGCCCTCGCCCTGCACGGTCTCCACGATGACCGCCGCCGGCGCGTTCAGCCCGCTGCCCGAATCGGCCAGCAGCCGCTCGAACCACAGGAAGTCCGGCACCTGGCCGTCCAGATAGTTGTCGAACGGCATCGGCGTGGCGTGGACCAGCGGAATGCCGGCACCGCCGCGTTTCATCGCGTTTCCGGTGACCGACAATGAACCGAGGGTCATCCCGTGGAAACCATGTGTGAAGCTGATGATCGACTCGCGCCCGGTCACCTTGCGGGCCAGCTTCAACGCCGCCTCGACCGCGTTGGTACCGGTGGGGCCGGGGAACTGCACCTTGTAGTCCAGGCCGCGCGGAGCCAGCACGTACTCGCGCAAAGCCGCCAGCAGATCGCGTTTCGCGGTGGTGTGCATGTCCAGCCCGTGCGTCACGCCGTCACGCTCGAGGTAGGCGAGCAACGCCCGTTTCAGCTCGGGATGGTTGTGGCCATAGTTCAGTGCGCCCGCGCCTGCGAAGAAATCAAGGTAGGGGCGACCGTTCTCGTCGTACATTCGGCTACCGACGGCATGGTCGAAAGCGACCGGCCATGTCCGGCAGTAACTACGGACTTCGGATTCGAGATCGGCGAAGAGATTCATCATCCTCCGTCGGTTGTTCGGTTGTGGTCAGCGTGGCAGCGGACCGATTCGGAACAACACCTCCTCGTTGTGCGGGCCACCACTGAAATGCTCTTCGGTAAACAGGGATTGTTTGGTGAGCGAGGCACCGCGAGCGCGGGCGAATCCCGCGAACAGACGTGCCGAGGGCACGTTGTCTGGTGTCACCGTGGCCTCCAGGAAGACCACGGACTGCGTCCTCGCAACCCGATCGACCAGCGCGTCCAGCGCGCGTACGGCCAATCCACGCCGCCGGTATGCGGCGTCGACCGCCACCTGCCA
This genomic interval carries:
- the thpD gene encoding ectoine hydroxylase, with the protein product MTTTVTLPTTVPDEYPTRKRPTPSLIFRRDPVVWSTGATGPIDTQTLEDYDKNGYLSVDQLLTDAEVELYSAELDRLATDPAVRADERTVVEKSSNEVRSIFEVHKISELVAKLVADERVVGRARQILGSDVYVHQSRINYKPGFGGAGFYWHSDFETWHAEDGMPAMRACSISIALTENFAQNGCLMIMPGSHRTFVSCVGETPAEHYKQSLKEQEIGTPDQDSLKLLANKHGIEQFTGPAGSATIFDCNCMHGSNGNITPWPRSNIFVVFNSVENATVEPFAAPSPRPPFIASRDFTPVG
- a CDS encoding ectoine synthase, whose protein sequence is MIVRSLADITETDRDVKAATWRSKRLVLAKEKVGFSLHETVMYAGTETHMWYANHIEAVLCIEGEAELTNAETGEKHHIVPGTMYLLDGHEHHIMRPITDIRTICVFNPPVTGREVHDDNGVYPLIVEEETTQEVSA
- the ectB gene encoding diaminobutyrate--2-oxoglutarate transaminase, coding for MMNLFADLESEVRSYCRTWPVAFDHAVGSRMYDENGRPYLDFFAGAGALNYGHNHPELKRALLAYLERDGVTHGLDMHTTAKRDLLAALREYVLAPRGLDYKVQFPGPTGTNAVEAALKLARKVTGRESIISFTHGFHGMTLGSLSVTGNAMKRGGAGIPLVHATPMPFDNYLDGQVPDFLWFERLLADSGSGLNAPAAVIVETVQGEGGINVARPEWLRSLAELCKRHDILLIVDDVQMGCGRTGPFFSFEVAGIEPDIVCLSKSIGGYGLPLALVLLRPELDVWSPGEHNGTFRGNNPAFVTAARALELFWTDDLLPAQTATKGEVVESALTAIASKHAELDIAVRGRGLAWGLAFADADVAAKVVTGAFDRGLLIETAGADGEVAKLMPALTIGHDELGEGLEILTDAVADAAH